The DNA sequence TGAACATTTCTATGTCTACTGCGTCCGCTTCATCCGATTCACCCTCTTCCTCTGCTTCGTCTTCTTCTTGGGCTTCCAGCTGCTCGTTCTGCATCTTTTTATTCCCGTCCGAAGTTGCATCCGAATCATTCGTGTCCGTAAAGTAGTATATATCTTCCcaccatttattttttaaagtaaacCCTTCGtgctttaatatttttttgcctTCACCCCGTCTAATGTCATCCCATATATAAAACAGCACCTCATCTAAGTAATTTTCGACTGTGTTATTGTCCGTgaagaggaaaaagaaaatgctGATTTCGTTGATTAGTCTGAAGAGGGGATATGGCAcgacaaaaataaaaaaaataataaaaaaaggaaaaaaaaaatataatatgatataaacAAAACGAACAAAACATACAGAACAAACAGAACAAACAGAACAAACAGAACAAACAGAACAAACAGAAcaaaattgaataaaaaaataggataaaataaaagagcaCTCTAAAACTTTCCCACAGATGGAAATACATAACAACAGGATAGTCATGAGTAGACAGGACAACCCCTGCAATTGCACAACGATGTGTATTTTTGTGTGCGTGTCTGCGTGTGCACATTTTTCACTAACCTGATATTATTGCGTGTAAATCCTTCCTTGACATTTtgaaatttagaaaatattttcttcttcctaTATGCTGGGTCGGTAACTAAGTTACGCACTTTATCCGCTTTATtttcatacatatttaagGAATAAAGGGAGTGATCCTCACTTAGTATGTTGACATCGTTACGAAACGATATGGATGTTTCGTCTCTTATACCAGGAAATTCACACGTGTTATATAAGCATAGTAAATAATCTAGAGCAAAAATATGTCTATGAATTAAACATTGATTTATATGACTGTTAACgaaattgtaatatatatatccttttaaaaaattaagaagaaTAGTATCCtcttgttttttaaataaaaagatattatacaaatatttaaaatagtagtgctctatattataatttaagttTTCAAGAGAATAATCTGGCACTCTGATCAAATTTAATTCATTGTTGTCGTCCCTTCCTTTTAgcatttttgtaaaatttacaaaaatggaGTAAATGTCCTTATGAAAAAGCAgatttgaaaaaaacaagTTCCGCACCTTTTTATTAAGCTTGTCTAGACTGGGCTGACTACTTGAGCTCTCGCTTTTGAGTAAATGTTCTTCACTGTGCTGCTTCACCCGTTGCTTGTTACGCTGTTTACTATGTTGCTCCCAACCTTGTTTCATACTCCGCTTCTCAACCTGCTCACTGCCACCTCCTTTCATCTCGCTTGGCCCACCCCAAGCAACCGCACTCACGTTGTTGTTGCTGACGAAAGGGATTAccttttcattaaataataaatacatgaacgaagagaaatatttatcatgTTGATAAAACATCCAAGATAACACAAAGATGAGACTCATTAGAActaaatttttacttaaaataaaataatatttaataacaattttacatatattaaaaatttcagACATACTCTTAACATCATCCTTATCGTCATAATTAATTAACACATAATAACAAATGAAGTAAATATTGGAAAGAATAATTTTGTCTTCATCTACTATTTCGATATCTTCTTCTTTCGTAgagtttttgtttttatcttttttaaaattctctGGTTCCACCTCATTTCCCCATACAATTACATTAGTATCATCGCTTCTCCTTGCAGTCCAACTCGCATTCTCCGTATTATTTTCCTGTTCTAAAGTAGTTACGTCTTCCTTTGAAATAAGTTCTTCCTCATCAATAGTAGCAAAAGAGTAGTGCCCCACATTACTGTtcacttttctttttaaggAATTAAAATACGTTCTACACTTTTCGTCCTGTACAGAGTAATAATTTGGGGCATCCTTCTCCCCCCTTCCATCACTATCGCCTCTTCCTGTTTCATCACTTCTTGCCTTCAGCCATTCATTTTTAAGGTACCCTTTCTCAAATCCGCTATGACAACAAGTGTAGtgcattaatattttaccgaaacaaaaggaaaaagtttttagaataaaaaatcGTAAGCCTGGAATATCACAAGATTTGTAAAGCAGAAACAAATTTAAGCTGATccctttaaataatttttttataatatatacgttttcaatttttttgagAATAATGTACAACAATTTTAAACTatgtacttttatttttttgttttcctttaTAACGTTTTGCAGAATTTTCTTAATTACATTTGTCATAcaggaaaatataatatattccttCTCATCATTGCAAAGAGTAAATTCACAATGACtatctttttgttttaattcaTATGTTTGTGTCAAATCTTCTTTACCTAACCTTTCGAATGTATCAAAAgggtatacataaataaacaattttttaatatatttgattatGACTAGATGAAATTTCTCTGCAATAACGGTGTCTTCACTTTTCCtaatttcataaatttcATTAGACTGTAATAATTCTATCAATGAAGATATAGTACTCAAATAGGTAAAAAACAAGTTTTtgtcttttgtttttatctttttaaaacataatgaTAACGATTTGACAAAGTATTCCATGGCTACATAGCACTTAGGAATGCTACGTATGtcgtaattttttatatactcactaaaaaaattataatcagtaatttcattttttttcctacattttctaataatagaataattttctttttcatttctaaggatataaatgcatatttttagttTGTTGCATATGATGGAGCATAAACTATAGAAAACATTTTTACTGTCATCGAaaagttttaatttaattgatatttcatttcttttaattaggtcttgtattttttgtatgCTCTTTAGATCATCAtcaatgttattattttttataaacgaGATTATACATTTTGTTAGTGTGTCGTCATTTTGATAAAACATTGTGCACCTATCCCAACTATGAACTCTTCGAATGtgttttcaaaaaaaggATCATGAACGCTAATTCGGCATATGATAAGTGCAGATATTATCGTATGCACACTATGACAGCAAGTAATTTTTGTTACATTCAACTGTTCACTATTCTTTACAATTACGGCAAgctcttaaaaatatatatggttTGCTCGTTTTATGGCGAAATAATAGCACGTGCCGTACAACGTCCCTCTTGTGCCAGAGGAATGTTTTTGGCCTGTATATTTTCTTCTCCCTAATTGATTTTATTTGTTCGTTAGCTCTATTGAATTATTAACTTGTTGTTTATTGTTTATAGTTTGTTGTTGTTTATTGTTTATAGTTTGTTGTTGTTTATTGTTTATAGTTTGTTGTTGTTTATTGTTTATAGTTTGTTGTTGTTTATTGTTTATAGTTTGTTgttgtttaatttttatagtttgtcgttgtttaatttttatagtttGTCGTTGTTTACTGTTTATAgtttgttgttgttgttcattttttattgttattttttttttatttaaaattttttttttttttgcaagaTTTACAGCCATTAGCGCTATTGCTCCATTTCGCCTGCTTGAGTTTTTCCATCTACACAGCGTATTACAACAGGAGCATTTATCTTTTGATACCTCAAAgcaatttaaatattactaaGGAAACAACTcgtgaaaaacaaaaagaaaaaaaaaaaggaatgcTTTAACACATAAGCAGTATAAAacgtacgtatatgtatgtacatatatatatacttcatGTGCTTGAAGTatgatacattttttttttttttttttttttcgtttgtTACACTTGTGCTATTGCGTAGAAACCGAAACTACCCTTTCGAAGCAACATAAAA is a window from the Plasmodium malariae genome assembly, chromosome: 2 genome containing:
- the PmUG01_02020100 gene encoding conserved Plasmodium protein, unknown function translates to MFYQNDDTLTKCIISFIKNNNIDDDLKSIQKIQDLIKRNEISIKLKLFDDSKNVFYSLCSIICNKLKICIYILRNEKENYSIIRKCRKKNEITDYNFFSEYIKNYDIRSIPKCYVAMEYFVKSLSLCFKKIKTKDKNLFFTYLSTISSLIELLQSNEIYEIRKSEDTVIAEKFHLVIIKYIKKLFIYVYPFDTFERLGKEDLTQTYELKQKDSHCEFTLCNDEKEYIIFSCMTNVIKKILQNVIKENKKIKVHSLKLLYIILKKIENVYIIKKLFKGISLNLFLLYKSCDIPGLRFFILKTFSFCFGKILMHYTCCHSGFEKGYLKNEWLKARSDETGRGDSDGRGEKDAPNYYSVQDEKCRTYFNSLKRKVNSNVGHYSFATIDEEELISKEDVTTLEQENNTENASWTARRSDDTNVIVWGNEVEPENFKKDKNKNSTKEEDIEIVDEDKIILSNIYFICYYVLINYDDKDDVKSMSEIFNICKIVIKYYFILSKNLVLMSLIFVLSWMFYQHDKYFSSFMYLLFNEKVIPFVSNNNVSAVAWGGPSEMKGGGSEQVEKRSMKQGWEQHSKQRNKQRVKQHSEEHLLKSESSSSQPSLDKLNKKVRNLFFSNLLFHKDIYSIFVNFTKMLKGRDDNNELNLIRVPDYSLENLNYNIEHYYFKYLYNIFLFKKQEDTILLNFLKGYIYYNFVNSHINQCLIHRHIFALDYLLCLYNTCEFPGIRDETSISFRNDVNILSEDHSLYSLNMYENKADKVRNLVTDPAYRKKKIFSKFQNVKEGFTRNNIRLINEISIFFFLFTDNNTVENYLDEVLFYIWDDIRRGEGKKILKHEGFTLKNKWWEDIYYFTDTNDSDATSDGNKKMQNEQLEAQEEDEAEEEGESDEADAVDIEMFNFRMKYKCLHFLNFYLDALIILLYTHFELMKRGETCTCLCCEHSANDVVSSNGLNEDRVFENDLVKNVVNEYSNLFNSYYYLAIKIKIAHMKYDPKKEVEKILLFLTSKKVNKDEITMKKYIKNGNIVNIHYYISLLIICLNKCFCLSYMCSYDDIIEKYFYKNLVFFLLHMSSSSSYVEQLSECTISSVHYHYLKEKRRKNQFNSITPKNSNEENIRNDDAVLFYFDKREKYNSHEIANILNTYNDTITSYIYKKIINIDSIYKCTKLLKITKCLIMFNYNYVYIYKDICLNIMKYTKRNNFYYSSNHTKDQVIIHILNIFNCILYLFYKHINEKRIRLCSESDYTVPIKNYLLHGYAYINLEQIKKESKQMGGKYQRKMERLKEIASQNISNEDRNASHMDDYDMYLNKNNNIRDVIIFPNDQKCRDENIIISSELFYQFGKKNFSTIVHQNAKEKKKKKLCLYNFLFFEFYRDLFTVDYSEILNNKILKLEEYIKKIKDDMKNIKKEIKNKLNFAKVANIIVDDDFYDLHDEENKKYEKKLDNNNDLNVSGNFLFDNQHFKASNYYRETHYPNIRYTASHIFNFARRFLCHENMYVRFSSHLCILRCLFVFSTRLFELYPKIHQLWDYIKINLSKNDYMNDIILLKIINYVTTIDDKFSVNRILCDVVPQMFMRIKNFEMKNELRRESYEYKFLLNVMSFFLNISRDEKYFEDTHSYILYFCLKCLNRVTEEKIKKISLNIICNLFLSDIPKIKRGIENIKVIKERMNSLYDENTSEKDIIENILLKEQIKDILVAQPLHFLSCLLKMEISKEIIALIINVDYNLINFLIFYFDLLSEKYKYKCSLNQHTLLVFSHFRGF